The following proteins are co-located in the Escherichia fergusonii ATCC 35469 genome:
- the mdcG gene encoding malonate decarboxylase holo-[acyl-carrier-protein] synthase, translated as MSTLKRHTLCWVAQTALSDIAKQFELMFCSLPADIRHQALATLLSGALPGIVRRGAHTTEEVPLGFSFPLRWLGQRLRLAVNVPVRAIVRNSTPEQTARLPLSNRTTATRAFNRLRESGCWQELRMGVWGSVALEMVTPWQWTDNHSDLDIQIMPESLSSIAQCLETLRNIEHHYQLRIDGEILLSNGYAINIKEWFSGSLTLLAKGENDVQLITRQDVIKLSKTSFN; from the coding sequence ATGAGCACGCTCAAACGCCATACTCTTTGCTGGGTAGCACAAACGGCACTGAGTGATATCGCAAAACAGTTTGAGCTGATGTTTTGCTCGCTTCCCGCTGACATTCGTCACCAGGCGCTGGCGACTCTTCTCAGCGGGGCATTACCCGGTATCGTACGACGTGGCGCACACACCACGGAGGAAGTTCCTCTTGGCTTTAGTTTCCCGTTGCGTTGGCTAGGGCAACGTCTGCGTCTGGCGGTAAACGTTCCCGTCAGGGCCATTGTTCGCAACTCAACTCCCGAGCAAACAGCTCGTCTGCCTTTGAGCAACCGTACAACAGCGACACGTGCGTTTAACAGGTTGCGAGAGAGTGGTTGTTGGCAAGAATTACGAATGGGTGTCTGGGGGTCAGTAGCTTTAGAGATGGTAACGCCATGGCAATGGACGGATAACCATTCGGATCTGGATATCCAGATTATGCCCGAATCATTGAGTTCTATTGCGCAATGCTTAGAGACGCTACGAAATATAGAGCATCATTATCAGTTACGTATTGATGGCGAAATTCTTCTCTCAAATGGATACGCCATAAATATTAAAGAATGGTTCAGCGGAAGTCTTACTCTGTTGGCTAAAGGCGAAAATGACGTTCAATTAATTACCCGTCAAGACGTCATTAAATTATCAAAAACATCTTTCAATTAA
- the madM gene encoding malonate transporter subunit MadM: protein MEQIFKTLSGNFTSNGLITAFVVVGVVCWAASWISTHLLRGKIHSSAIAIVAGLILAWIGGELTGGKKGLADISLFSGIALMGGGMFRDFAIISTAFGVKLEELKKAGLAGLLALIISTVLSFYLGAVVAWVFGYTDAVSMSTIGAGAVTFIVGPVTGAALGATSDVIALSIAAGVIKSIAVMILTPLVAKAAGLTTPAAAIVYGGLMGSTSGVAAGLAATDPKLVPYGAMTATFYTGLGCLLAPSVLYLSLTPFF, encoded by the coding sequence ATGGAACAGATATTCAAAACGCTATCCGGAAATTTTACCAGTAATGGCTTAATCACCGCGTTTGTCGTCGTCGGCGTTGTTTGCTGGGCAGCAAGTTGGATTTCCACACATTTACTACGTGGCAAAATTCATAGTTCTGCTATTGCTATTGTTGCCGGATTAATACTGGCATGGATTGGTGGCGAATTAACTGGAGGCAAAAAGGGCCTGGCTGATATCAGCCTTTTTAGCGGCATCGCCTTAATGGGTGGAGGTATGTTTCGTGACTTTGCCATTATTTCTACTGCTTTCGGTGTGAAGCTCGAAGAACTGAAAAAAGCCGGACTAGCCGGTCTGTTGGCGCTGATCATTTCTACTGTTCTCTCTTTTTATCTCGGTGCAGTTGTAGCCTGGGTATTCGGCTATACCGATGCAGTGAGTATGTCGACTATCGGTGCGGGTGCGGTCACATTTATTGTTGGCCCGGTAACCGGAGCTGCATTGGGTGCCACCTCCGATGTCATCGCTCTAAGTATTGCCGCAGGGGTAATTAAATCGATTGCCGTGATGATCCTGACACCACTGGTGGCAAAAGCAGCCGGGCTAACCACGCCAGCGGCAGCGATTGTTTATGGTGGCTTAATGGGATCGACCAGCGGAGTCGCAGCTGGATTGGCCGCAACAGATCCAAAACTTGTACCTTATGGCGCGATGACAGCAACGTTTTATACCGGACTCGGCTGCCTGTTGGCACCTTCGGTACTGTATCTCTCTTTAACGCCGTTCTTTTAA
- a CDS encoding biotin/lipoyl-containing protein, translating into MSEVKSKVPGVVDEVKSAAGDKIEKGQVVLVLEAMKMKMPVASPESGVLKAIHVNPGDRVNPGVVLFEIAAE; encoded by the coding sequence ATGTCTGAAGTTAAATCAAAAGTACCTGGCGTTGTTGATGAAGTTAAATCAGCTGCAGGAGATAAAATCGAAAAAGGTCAGGTGGTGTTGGTACTGGAAGCTATGAAAATGAAAATGCCGGTGGCATCTCCAGAAAGTGGAGTGTTAAAGGCTATTCATGTAAATCCCGGCGACCGAGTAAACCCTGGAGTGGTATTATTCGAAATCGCAGCAGAATAA
- the yrbN gene encoding protein YrbN → MKIADQFHDELCRLAAINFEAHVLHG, encoded by the coding sequence ATGAAAATTGCTGATCAATTTCATGATGAGTTATGTAGACTGGCCGCCATTAATTTTGAGGCACACGTACTACATGGCTGA
- the nlpI gene encoding lipoprotein NlpI, which produces MKPFLRWCFVATALTLAGCSNTSWRKSEVLAVPLQPTLQQEVILARMEQILASRALTDDERAQLLYERGVLYDSLGLRALARNDFSQALAIRPDMPEVFNYLGIYLTQAGNFDAAYEAFDSVLELDPTYNYAHLNRGIALYYGGRDKLAQDDLLAFYQDDPNDPFRSLWLYLAEQKLDEKQAKEVLKQHFEKSDKEQWGWNIVEFYLGNISEQTLMERLKADATDNTSLAEHLSETNFYLGKYYLSLGDLDSATALFKLAVANNVHNFVEHRYALLELSLLGQDQDDLAESDQQ; this is translated from the coding sequence ATGAAGCCTTTTTTGCGCTGGTGTTTCGTTGCGACAGCACTTACGCTTGCAGGATGCAGTAATACTTCCTGGCGTAAAAGTGAAGTCCTCGCGGTACCATTGCAACCGACTTTACAGCAGGAAGTGATTCTGGCACGTATGGAACAAATCCTTGCCAGTCGGGCTTTAACCGATGACGAACGCGCACAGCTTTTATATGAGCGCGGAGTGTTGTATGATAGTCTCGGTCTGAGGGCATTAGCGCGTAACGATTTTTCGCAAGCGCTGGCAATCCGACCGGATATGCCGGAAGTATTCAATTACTTAGGCATATATTTAACGCAGGCAGGCAATTTTGATGCTGCCTATGAAGCGTTTGATTCTGTACTTGAGCTTGATCCAACTTACAACTACGCGCACTTGAATCGCGGGATCGCATTATATTACGGCGGTCGTGATAAGTTAGCGCAAGATGATCTGCTGGCGTTTTATCAAGACGATCCCAATGATCCTTTCCGTAGTCTGTGGCTTTATCTCGCCGAGCAGAAGCTCGATGAGAAGCAGGCTAAAGAAGTGTTGAAACAGCACTTCGAAAAATCGGATAAGGAACAGTGGGGATGGAACATTGTCGAGTTCTACCTGGGCAACATTAGCGAACAAACGTTAATGGAAAGGCTCAAGGCGGACGCAACGGATAACACCTCGCTCGCTGAGCATCTCAGTGAAACCAACTTCTATTTAGGTAAGTACTACCTAAGTCTGGGGGATTTGGACAGCGCCACGGCACTGTTCAAACTGGCGGTTGCCAACAACGTTCATAACTTTGTTGAGCACCGATACGCATTGTTGGAATTATCGCTCCTGGGCCAGGACCAAGATGACCTGGCAGAATCGGACCAGCAATAG
- the deaD gene encoding ATP-dependent RNA helicase DeaD, protein MAEFETTFADLGLKAPILEALNDLGYEKPSPIQAECIPHLLNGRDVLGMAQTGSGKTAAFSLPLLQNLDPELKAPQILVLAPTRELAVQVAEAMTDFSKHMRGVNVVALYGGQRYDVQLRALRQGPQIVVGTPGRLLDHLKRGTLDLSKLSGLVLDEADEMLRMGFIEDVETIMAQIPEGHQTALFSATMPEAIRRITRRFMKEPQEVRIQSSVTTRPDISQSYWTVWGMRKNEALVRFLEAEDFDAAIIFVRTKNATLEVAEALERNGYNSAALNGDMNQALREQTLERLKDGRLDILIATDVAARGLDVERISLVVNYDIPMDSESYVHRIGRTGRAGRAGRALLFVENRERRLLRNIERTMKLTIPEVELPNAELLGKRRLEKFAAKVQQQLESSDLDQYRALLSKIQPTAEGEELDLETLAAALLKMAQGERTLIVPPDAPMRPKREFRDRDDRGPRDRNDRGPRGDREDRPRRERRDVGDMQLYRIEVGRDDGVEVRHIVGAIANEGDISSRYIGNIKLFASHSTIELPKGMPGEVLQHFTRTRILNKPMNMQLLGDAQPHTGGERRGGGRGFGGERREGGRNFSGERREGGRGDGRRFSGERREGRAPRRDDSTGRRRFGGDA, encoded by the coding sequence ATGGCTGAATTCGAAACCACTTTTGCAGATCTGGGCCTGAAGGCTCCTATCCTTGAAGCCCTTAACGATCTGGGTTACGAAAAACCATCTCCAATTCAGGCAGAGTGTATTCCACATCTGCTGAATGGCCGCGACGTTCTGGGTATGGCCCAGACGGGGAGCGGAAAAACTGCAGCATTCTCTTTACCTCTGCTGCAAAATCTTGATCCTGAGCTGAAAGCACCACAGATTCTGGTGCTGGCACCGACCCGCGAACTGGCGGTACAGGTTGCTGAGGCAATGACGGATTTCTCTAAACACATGCGCGGCGTAAACGTGGTTGCCCTGTACGGCGGCCAGCGTTATGACGTGCAATTACGCGCCCTGCGTCAGGGGCCGCAGATCGTTGTCGGTACTCCAGGCCGTCTGCTGGACCACCTGAAACGTGGCACTCTGGACCTCTCTAAACTGAGCGGTCTGGTTCTGGATGAAGCTGACGAAATGCTGCGCATGGGCTTCATCGAAGACGTTGAAACCATTATGGCGCAGATCCCGGAAGGTCATCAGACCGCTCTGTTCTCTGCAACTATGCCGGAAGCGATTCGTCGCATTACCCGCCGCTTTATGAAAGAGCCGCAGGAAGTGCGCATTCAGTCCAGCGTGACTACCCGTCCTGACATCAGCCAGAGCTACTGGACTGTGTGGGGGATGCGTAAAAACGAAGCACTGGTACGTTTCCTGGAAGCGGAAGATTTTGATGCGGCGATTATCTTCGTTCGTACCAAAAACGCGACTTTGGAAGTGGCAGAAGCTCTTGAGCGTAACGGCTACAACAGCGCCGCGCTGAACGGTGACATGAACCAGGCGCTGCGCGAGCAGACTCTGGAACGTCTGAAAGACGGCCGTCTGGATATCCTGATTGCGACCGACGTTGCGGCCCGTGGCCTGGACGTTGAGCGTATCAGCCTGGTAGTTAACTACGATATCCCGATGGATTCTGAGTCTTACGTTCACCGTATCGGTCGTACCGGTCGTGCGGGGCGTGCTGGTCGTGCGCTGCTGTTCGTTGAGAACCGCGAGCGTCGTCTGCTGCGCAACATTGAACGCACTATGAAGCTGACCATTCCGGAAGTAGAACTGCCGAACGCAGAGCTGCTGGGCAAACGCCGTCTGGAAAAATTTGCCGCTAAAGTACAGCAGCAGCTGGAAAGCAGCGATCTGGATCAATACCGTGCACTGCTGAGCAAAATTCAGCCGACTGCCGAAGGTGAAGAGCTGGATCTCGAAACTCTGGCCGCCGCACTGCTGAAAATGGCACAGGGTGAGCGTACTCTGATTGTTCCGCCAGATGCGCCGATGCGTCCGAAACGTGAATTCCGCGACCGTGACGACCGTGGTCCGCGCGATCGTAACGACCGTGGCCCGCGTGGCGACCGTGAAGATCGTCCGCGTCGTGAACGTCGTGATGTTGGCGATATGCAGCTGTACCGTATTGAAGTGGGCCGCGATGATGGTGTTGAAGTTCGTCATATCGTTGGCGCGATTGCTAACGAAGGCGACATCAGCAGCCGTTACATCGGTAATATCAAGCTGTTTGCTTCTCACTCCACCATCGAACTGCCGAAAGGTATGCCGGGTGAAGTGCTGCAACACTTTACGCGTACTCGCATTCTTAACAAGCCGATGAACATGCAGTTGCTGGGCGATGCACAGCCGCATACTGGTGGTGAGCGTCGTGGCGGTGGTCGTGGTTTCGGTGGCGAACGTCGTGAAGGCGGTCGTAACTTCAGCGGTGAACGCCGTGAAGGTGGTCGTGGTGATGGTCGTCGTTTTAGCGGCGAACGTCGTGAAGGCCGCGCACCGCGCCGTGATGACTCTACCGGTCGTCGTCGTTTCGGTGGTGATGCGTAA
- the rpsO gene encoding 30S ribosomal protein S15 — translation MSLSTEATAKIVSEFGRDANDTGSTEVQVALLTAQINHLQGHFAEHKKDHHSRRGLLRMVSQRRKLLDYLKRKDVARYTQLIERLGLRR, via the coding sequence ATGTCTCTAAGTACTGAAGCAACAGCTAAAATCGTTTCTGAGTTTGGTCGTGACGCAAACGACACCGGTTCTACCGAAGTTCAGGTAGCACTGCTGACTGCACAGATCAACCACCTGCAGGGCCACTTTGCAGAGCACAAAAAAGATCACCACAGCCGTCGTGGTCTGCTGCGCATGGTTTCTCAGCGTCGTAAACTGCTCGACTACCTGAAACGTAAAGACGTAGCACGTTACACCCAGCTCATCGAGCGCCTGGGTCTGCGTCGCTAA
- the madL gene encoding malonate transporter subunit MadL — translation MIIYGLMLMGFCMFAGLMVGDLLGALLGISANIGGIGFAMLFLVVSSQKLIEKGLLSKPAEQGVGFWSAMYIPIVVAMSANQNVIAALKGGPVAVIAGLGAVFIGFLLIKPLSKIGSKPSDQQVVD, via the coding sequence ATGATCATTTACGGTTTGATGTTAATGGGATTTTGTATGTTCGCCGGTCTGATGGTTGGCGATCTATTAGGCGCTTTACTGGGGATCTCAGCCAATATTGGTGGCATAGGTTTTGCCATGCTTTTCCTGGTCGTGTCATCACAAAAACTAATAGAAAAAGGACTGCTGTCAAAACCAGCAGAACAAGGAGTGGGTTTCTGGAGTGCGATGTATATCCCCATCGTTGTCGCCATGTCTGCGAATCAGAATGTTATTGCCGCACTTAAGGGTGGACCGGTGGCAGTTATTGCCGGACTCGGCGCGGTATTTATTGGTTTCCTGCTAATAAAACCGCTGAGCAAAATAGGCAGTAAGCCTTCTGACCAGCAAGTTGTAGACTAA
- a CDS encoding LysR substrate-binding domain-containing protein: MLNNEITLRKIEIFLSYMESMNISKTAEAMNISAVSVHRALHSLEDNLRCSLFTHNGRNLHPLPGAWVMKEQAREVINSFERCIYLTREAAGYHSPTLRLGLLYSLVMKTAPQIVQGLKNRRPELTIEFIMNSNKKLLEALNEGKVDAVLVSTPDEYNTQLFETWTIFSDSIFLAVPVTDVDLLESPVDLCQLQNKKFIALSEGFATWRGFQEAFKIAGFEPEITVRVHDIFSLMSMVNAGVGYSLIPGRMRDLFTSGIRLLPLQIPYRMEQEISLVFPRSQETHPSILSLLAECRMYARQLTMEKTDVNSAP; encoded by the coding sequence ATGCTGAATAATGAAATCACACTGAGAAAAATAGAAATTTTTCTCTCATATATGGAGTCGATGAATATATCAAAAACAGCAGAGGCGATGAATATCTCTGCCGTAAGTGTTCATCGTGCTTTGCATTCTCTGGAAGATAATTTACGCTGCTCTTTATTTACGCATAATGGACGGAACTTGCATCCTCTGCCAGGTGCATGGGTAATGAAAGAGCAGGCGCGGGAAGTAATAAATAGTTTTGAACGGTGTATTTATCTGACCAGAGAAGCCGCCGGATATCATTCACCAACACTTCGTCTGGGATTACTTTACTCATTAGTAATGAAAACAGCACCACAAATTGTGCAAGGATTAAAAAACCGACGTCCTGAATTAACTATAGAGTTCATTATGAATTCGAATAAAAAACTACTTGAGGCTTTAAATGAAGGGAAGGTTGATGCTGTTTTAGTCTCCACCCCCGACGAGTACAATACTCAATTATTCGAAACATGGACCATTTTCTCTGATTCAATCTTCCTTGCTGTTCCTGTGACTGATGTTGATCTTTTGGAGTCACCGGTTGATTTATGCCAGTTACAGAACAAAAAATTTATCGCCCTTAGTGAAGGGTTTGCCACCTGGCGAGGATTTCAGGAAGCATTTAAAATTGCCGGTTTCGAGCCAGAAATTACCGTCCGTGTGCATGACATATTTTCACTTATGAGTATGGTAAATGCAGGGGTTGGGTACTCATTAATTCCAGGTAGAATGAGAGACCTTTTTACCAGTGGTATTCGGCTCTTACCATTACAGATACCTTATCGTATGGAGCAAGAAATATCATTGGTATTTCCTCGTAGCCAGGAAACACATCCAAGTATTCTATCCTTATTAGCAGAGTGTCGAATGTATGCTCGCCAACTTACGATGGAGAAAACCGATGTAAACTCAGCCCCATAA
- the pnp gene encoding polyribonucleotide nucleotidyltransferase — protein MLNPIVRKFQYGQHTVTLETGMMARQATAAVMVSMDDTAVFVTVVGQKKAKPGQDFFPLTVNYQERTYAAGRIPGSFFRREGRPSEGETLIARLIDRPIRPLFPEGFVNEVQVIATVVSVNPQVNPDIVAMIGASAALSLSGIPFNGPIGAARVGYINDQYVLNPTQDELKESKLDLVVAGTEAAVLMVESEAELLSEDQMLGAVVFGHEQQQVVIQNINELVKEAGKPRWDWQPEPVNEALNARVAALAEARLSDAYRITDKQERYAQVDVIKSETIATLLAEDETLDENELGEILHAIEKNVVRSRVLAGEPRIDGREKDMIRGLDVRTGVLPRTHGSALFTRGETQALVTATLGTARDAQVLDELMGERTDTFLFHYNFPPYSVGETGMVGSPKRREIGHGRLAKRGVLAVMPDMDKFPYTVRVVSEITESNGSSSMASVCGASLALMDAGVPIKAAVAGIAMGLVKEGDNYVVLSDILGDEDHLGDMDFKVAGSRDGISALQMDIKIEGITKEIMQVALNQAKGARLHILGVMEQAINAPRGDISEFAPRIHTIKINPDKIKDVIGKGGSVIRALTEETGTTIEIEDDGTVKIAATDGEKAKNAIRRIEEITAEIEVGRVYNGKVTRIVDFGAFVAIGGGKEGLVHISQIADKRVEKVTDYLQMGQEVPVKVLEVDRQGRIRLSIKEATEQSQPAAAPEAPAAEQGE, from the coding sequence TTGCTTAATCCGATCGTTCGTAAATTCCAGTACGGCCAACACACCGTGACTCTGGAAACCGGCATGATGGCGCGTCAAGCCACTGCCGCTGTTATGGTTAGCATGGATGACACCGCGGTATTCGTTACCGTTGTCGGCCAGAAAAAAGCCAAACCAGGTCAGGACTTCTTCCCGCTGACCGTTAACTATCAGGAGCGTACCTACGCTGCTGGTCGTATCCCGGGTAGCTTCTTCCGTCGTGAAGGCCGCCCAAGCGAAGGCGAAACGCTGATCGCGCGTCTGATTGACCGCCCGATTCGCCCGCTGTTCCCGGAAGGTTTCGTCAACGAAGTTCAGGTTATCGCCACCGTGGTTTCTGTTAACCCGCAGGTTAACCCGGATATCGTCGCGATGATTGGTGCTTCTGCGGCGCTGTCTCTGTCTGGTATTCCGTTCAATGGTCCGATTGGTGCTGCCCGCGTAGGTTACATCAATGACCAGTACGTACTGAACCCGACTCAGGACGAGCTGAAAGAGAGTAAACTGGATCTGGTTGTTGCCGGTACAGAAGCTGCCGTGCTGATGGTTGAATCTGAAGCTGAACTGCTGAGCGAAGACCAAATGCTGGGCGCAGTGGTGTTCGGTCATGAACAACAGCAAGTTGTTATTCAGAACATCAATGAACTGGTGAAAGAAGCCGGTAAACCGCGTTGGGATTGGCAGCCGGAGCCGGTAAACGAAGCGCTGAACGCGCGCGTTGCTGCGCTGGCTGAAGCTCGTCTGAGCGATGCTTATCGCATCACCGACAAACAAGAGCGTTATGCGCAGGTTGATGTCATCAAATCTGAAACCATCGCGACGCTGCTTGCTGAAGACGAGACCCTGGACGAAAACGAACTGGGTGAAATTCTGCACGCTATCGAGAAAAATGTTGTTCGTAGCCGCGTACTGGCAGGCGAACCGCGTATCGACGGTCGTGAAAAAGATATGATCCGTGGTCTGGATGTGCGTACTGGCGTGCTGCCGCGTACTCACGGTTCTGCGTTGTTTACCCGTGGTGAAACGCAGGCACTGGTTACCGCAACGCTGGGTACTGCACGTGACGCACAGGTTCTTGATGAACTGATGGGCGAACGTACTGACACCTTCCTGTTCCACTACAACTTCCCTCCGTATTCCGTAGGTGAAACTGGCATGGTCGGTTCTCCGAAGCGTCGTGAAATTGGTCACGGTCGTCTGGCGAAGCGCGGCGTGCTGGCAGTAATGCCGGATATGGACAAATTCCCGTACACCGTACGTGTAGTGTCTGAAATTACCGAATCCAACGGTTCTTCTTCTATGGCTTCCGTGTGCGGTGCGTCTCTGGCGCTGATGGACGCAGGTGTGCCAATCAAAGCTGCTGTTGCGGGTATCGCAATGGGTCTGGTGAAAGAAGGCGACAACTACGTTGTACTGTCTGACATTTTGGGCGACGAAGATCACCTGGGCGATATGGACTTCAAAGTTGCGGGTTCCCGCGACGGTATCTCTGCACTGCAGATGGATATCAAAATTGAAGGTATCACCAAAGAGATCATGCAGGTTGCGCTGAATCAAGCTAAAGGTGCGCGTCTGCACATCCTGGGCGTCATGGAGCAGGCGATCAACGCGCCGCGTGGCGATATCTCTGAGTTCGCTCCGCGTATCCATACCATCAAGATCAATCCAGACAAGATCAAAGACGTTATCGGTAAAGGCGGTTCTGTAATCCGTGCTCTGACCGAAGAAACTGGCACTACCATCGAAATTGAAGATGACGGTACTGTGAAGATCGCAGCGACCGACGGCGAGAAGGCGAAAAACGCTATTCGTCGTATCGAAGAGATCACTGCAGAAATCGAAGTAGGCCGCGTCTACAATGGTAAAGTGACTCGTATCGTTGACTTTGGCGCATTTGTTGCCATCGGCGGCGGTAAAGAAGGTCTGGTCCACATCTCTCAAATCGCTGACAAACGCGTTGAGAAAGTGACCGACTACCTGCAGATGGGTCAGGAAGTTCCGGTGAAAGTTCTGGAAGTTGATCGCCAGGGCCGTATCCGTCTGAGCATTAAAGAAGCGACTGAGCAGTCTCAACCTGCTGCAGCACCGGAAGCTCCGGCTGCAGAACAGGGCGAGTAA
- a CDS encoding HutP family protein has product MYSFQGMKPGQIALLASLCAQQDEDNFRQKLLIDRPDHHVGFAFLTGTAGEIKNKLQRSVIGCALKQQIIPRQEIAIFSLCQLSNQALNQALENTLSESHIRIKISLISNSRWIAAAIYGEALIYQRMSQEIMGLSLHRFSPS; this is encoded by the coding sequence ATGTATTCATTTCAGGGAATGAAACCAGGGCAAATTGCATTACTGGCGTCACTGTGTGCACAACAGGATGAAGATAATTTTCGCCAGAAGCTCTTAATAGACAGACCAGATCATCATGTCGGTTTTGCTTTTTTGACCGGAACAGCAGGAGAGATAAAAAATAAGCTTCAACGTAGCGTTATTGGATGTGCATTAAAACAACAAATAATACCTCGCCAGGAAATTGCTATCTTCTCACTTTGCCAACTCAGTAATCAGGCGCTAAATCAGGCTCTGGAAAATACCCTTTCTGAATCACATATCAGAATTAAAATATCACTAATTAGCAACTCGCGTTGGATTGCCGCCGCGATATATGGCGAAGCGTTGATTTATCAACGCATGAGCCAGGAAATTATGGGGCTGAGTTTACATCGGTTTTCTCCATCGTAA
- the mtr gene encoding tryptophan permease — MATLTTTQTSPSLLGGVVIIGGTIIGAGMFSLPVVMSGAWFFWSMAALIFTWFCMLHSGLMILEANLNYRIGSSFDTITKDLLGKGWNVVNGISIAFVLYILTYAYISASGSILHHTFAEMSLNVPARAAGFCFALLVAFVVWLSTKAVSRMTAIVLGAKVITFFLTFGSLLGHVQPATLFNVAESNASYAPYLLMTLPFCLASFGYHGNVPSLMKYYGKDPKTIVKCLVYGTLMALALYTIWLLATMGNIPRPEFIGIAEKGGNIDVLVQALSGVLNSRSLDLLLVVFSNFAVASSFLGVTLGLFDYLADLFGFDDSAMGRLKTALLTFAPPVVGGLLFPDGFLYAIGYAGLAATIWAAIVPALLARASRKRFGSPKFRVWGGKPMIVLILLFGVGNALVHILSSFKLLPVYQ; from the coding sequence ATGGCAACACTAACCACCACCCAAACGTCACCGTCGCTGCTTGGCGGCGTGGTGATTATCGGCGGCACCATTATTGGCGCAGGGATGTTTTCTCTGCCAGTGGTCATGTCCGGTGCGTGGTTCTTCTGGTCAATGGCGGCGCTGATCTTTACCTGGTTTTGTATGCTGCATTCCGGCTTGATGATTCTGGAAGCTAACCTGAATTACCGAATCGGCTCGAGCTTTGACACCATCACCAAAGACTTGCTGGGCAAAGGCTGGAACGTGGTCAACGGCATATCCATTGCCTTTGTGCTCTATATCCTGACCTATGCCTATATTTCTGCCAGTGGTTCGATTCTGCATCACACCTTTGCAGAGATGTCGCTGAATGTCCCGGCACGGGCGGCGGGATTTTGTTTTGCACTGTTGGTGGCGTTCGTGGTGTGGTTGAGCACCAAAGCCGTAAGCCGGATGACGGCGATTGTGCTGGGGGCGAAAGTTATTACCTTCTTCCTCACTTTCGGCAGTTTGCTGGGGCATGTGCAGCCTGCGACATTGTTTAACGTCGCGGAAAGCAATGCGTCTTATGCACCGTATCTGTTGATGACCCTGCCGTTCTGTCTGGCCTCATTTGGTTATCACGGTAACGTGCCGAGCCTGATGAAGTATTACGGCAAAGATCCGAAAACTATCGTGAAATGTCTGGTCTACGGTACGCTGATGGCGCTGGCGCTGTATACCATCTGGTTGCTGGCGACGATGGGCAACATCCCTCGTCCGGAGTTTATCGGCATCGCCGAGAAGGGCGGTAATATTGATGTGCTGGTACAGGCGTTAAGCGGCGTGCTGAACAGCCGTAGCCTGGATCTGCTGCTGGTCGTGTTCTCAAACTTTGCGGTAGCGAGTTCGTTCCTCGGTGTTACGCTGGGTTTGTTTGACTATCTGGCAGATCTGTTTGGTTTCGATGACTCGGCTATGGGCCGCTTGAAAACGGCACTGTTGACCTTCGCACCGCCTGTTGTGGGTGGTTTGTTGTTCCCGGACGGATTTCTGTACGCCATTGGTTATGCTGGCTTAGCGGCTACCATCTGGGCGGCAATCGTTCCGGCGCTGTTGGCCCGCGCATCGCGTAAACGCTTTGGCAGCCCGAAATTCCGCGTCTGGGGCGGCAAGCCGATGATTGTGCTGATTCTGCTATTTGGTGTCGGTAACGCGCTGGTGCATATTTTATCGAGCTTTAAGTTATTACCCGTTTACCAATAA